In Spinacia oleracea cultivar Varoflay chromosome 5, BTI_SOV_V1, whole genome shotgun sequence, a single window of DNA contains:
- the LOC110778821 gene encoding peptidyl-prolyl cis-trans isomerase FKBP43-like: protein MVFWGVEIKPGKKFTLSPDKSRGRLRISQATLGMGSSNSRSYVQCNVGKKTPVMLCVLLPDTSEFHHLEAEFDEAEEVTLSVIGPRSVYLTGYFVGNVRPSLLGDDESQSFGEDIGESDTEGFSVEDDYEKDSFIDDSDPEVFSSSPSSSDEIKTKKSGNKKSSHKLLKKTLIWSDSEDDGGICQQNTTSDPICEQIVESEKEDQMPISALCGSAKKGDENLKRKRCVSENTTDDHESEVKKVKKKKRKNNKENEALSTTTRTISGGLIVEELGAGVKDGKVASLGKKVTVHYTGRLKEGSQIFYSTAGKDPLKFRLGKGRVMDGLDRGIEGMQVGGKRRLQIPPGLGYGSEGMSLVPPNSWLIVDVELVRVH, encoded by the exons ATGGTTTTTTGGG GAGTTGAAATCAAACCAGGGAAGAAATTTACTCTTTCCCCTGATAAATCTCGTGGAAGACTCCGAATTAGCCAG GCTACACTAGGGATGGGGTCTTCTAACAGTAGGAGTTATGTTCAGTGCAATGTGGGCAAGAAGACTCCTGTTATGTTGTGCGTTTTATTGCCTGATACATCCGAGTTCCATCATTTGGAAGCTGAGTTTGATGAAGCGGAGGAAGTCACTTTATCAGTTATTGGTCCTCGTAGCGTATACCTTACCGGCTACTTTGTAGGCAATGTTCGACCGAGTTTGCTTGGAGATGATGAGTC TCAATCATTCGGTGAAGATATTGGAGAATCTGACACAGAAGGTTTTAGTGTTGAAGATGACTATGAAAAGGATAGTTTCATTGATGATAGTGATCCAGAAGTGTTTTCTTCGTCACCTTCGTCTAGCGATGAAA TAAAAACGAAGAAATCTGGCAACAAAAAAAGCAGCCACAAGCTCCTTAAAAAGACGCTCATATGGAGTGACTCTGAAGATGATGGTGGTATTTGTCAACAGAATACAACCAGTGATCCCATTTGTGAGCAAATTGTTGAAAGCGAGAAAGAAGATCAGATGCCTATCTCTGCGTTGTGTGGAAGTGCTAAAAAGGGTGATGAAAATTTAAAAAg GAAGAGGTGTGTTTCTGAAAATACAACTGATGATCATGAATCTGAAGTCAAAAAGgttaagaagaagaaaagaaagaataacAAAGAGAATGAAGCCTTAAGCACTACAACAAGGACAATTTCAGGTGGGTTGATTGTTGAGGAGCTAGGGGCTGGTGTAAAAGATGGAAAAGTAGCATCCTTGGGAAAGAAG GTCACTGTTCATTACACTGGTAGACTGAAAGAAGGGAGCCAGATTTTTTACTCAACTGCTGGGAAAGATCCTCTGAAATTTCGCCTTG GAAAAGGTCGTGTTATGGATGGACTTGATCGTGGAATTGAGG GCATGCAAGTTGGTGGTAAAAGAAGGCTTCAAATACCGCCGGGATTGGG